A genomic segment from Kyrpidia tusciae DSM 2912 encodes:
- a CDS encoding MmoB/DmpM family protein, with protein sequence MTVDQGQYVGMDLDKNGGPVVDAIVEAIQADNPGVELVDFNVYVKVKSPMKLLLRREKVEEALGRDWSMDELHVFMSSYFGFIEEWDEDHLVIRWNRDN encoded by the coding sequence ATGACTGTGGACCAGGGCCAATATGTGGGGATGGATTTGGACAAGAACGGCGGCCCGGTGGTGGATGCCATTGTCGAAGCCATTCAGGCGGACAATCCGGGGGTTGAATTGGTTGACTTCAATGTCTATGTCAAAGTGAAATCGCCGATGAAATTGCTGTTGCGCCGGGAGAAAGTGGAGGAGGCTCTCGGTAGGGATTGGTCGATGGACGAGTTGCATGTGTTCATGTCTTCTTATTTCGGATTCATCGAAGAGTGGGACGAGGATCATCTCGTCATTCGATGGAACCGCGACAATTGA
- a CDS encoding YHS domain-containing protein, which yields MAKLSAGARYKALTRDLMWDPKDVDFKQIYPLVEAEGIRIKDPKRWEDPFRMTFNQYVKIQAEKEHLHHAIRSAFEANHGHARIVDSRWFEGVKAFAVAVQPAEYSAHRLMAYIGRNIPIEAIRFATFNQAVDELRHAQIEIKHYAHMSKYYDGLHAYAKTNENLWFNTVPKSFFDDALTSGPFEALIAIAFSFEYVFTNILFLPFAASAAAVGDEHFASVGKSVQSDESRHMALGMAALKMLLEEDDRNIPIVQRWLDKWYWRCYRIFSVISTLVDYYPRVRAISWKKAFEMYVEDQVLNGLFKDLYKYGIRPPRNFEDTIKEKEHYSHATMRILDHYKHANYFRGFRLQPDDYEWLSNEYPNTFERYYAPFFRKMDDHVMAVAAPGLPAVCAVCQVPCEFPDPDHPDRMWTQYAEYNGKTHMFCSPGCRDIFLEEPEKYMQWWWPAESYLSGEFGPTLSDMFEYFGFTPEEANEHYSSRDYHRWIRYREQLGLDKTFQVV from the coding sequence ATGGCGAAACTTTCGGCGGGTGCCAGGTACAAGGCGCTGACCAGGGATTTGATGTGGGACCCGAAAGACGTGGATTTTAAGCAGATTTATCCGTTGGTGGAAGCCGAGGGCATCCGCATCAAAGATCCGAAGCGGTGGGAAGACCCCTTTCGGATGACCTTCAATCAATATGTCAAGATTCAAGCGGAAAAGGAACACCTGCACCACGCGATTCGAAGTGCTTTCGAAGCGAACCACGGACACGCCCGAATCGTGGACAGTCGGTGGTTTGAAGGGGTCAAAGCGTTTGCGGTGGCCGTCCAGCCGGCGGAGTACTCGGCTCATCGGCTCATGGCGTATATCGGGCGCAACATTCCGATCGAGGCGATTCGTTTCGCGACCTTCAATCAAGCGGTGGATGAGTTGCGGCATGCCCAAATTGAAATTAAACATTACGCTCACATGAGCAAGTACTACGACGGTCTGCACGCTTATGCAAAAACCAATGAGAACCTGTGGTTTAACACGGTGCCGAAATCCTTCTTTGACGACGCCCTCACCTCGGGTCCTTTCGAAGCGCTGATTGCCATTGCGTTCTCCTTTGAATACGTATTTACGAACATTTTGTTCCTGCCTTTCGCCGCGTCGGCTGCGGCGGTGGGGGATGAGCATTTCGCATCGGTGGGCAAGAGCGTGCAATCCGACGAGTCGCGCCATATGGCCCTGGGGATGGCGGCCTTGAAAATGTTGCTGGAAGAAGATGATCGCAATATCCCCATCGTTCAGCGGTGGCTGGACAAATGGTATTGGCGTTGTTATCGAATCTTTTCCGTGATCTCGACCTTGGTGGATTATTATCCTCGGGTGCGGGCCATCTCCTGGAAGAAAGCCTTTGAAATGTATGTGGAAGATCAGGTTCTGAACGGGTTGTTTAAAGACCTGTACAAGTACGGGATCCGGCCGCCGCGGAATTTCGAGGATACGATCAAAGAGAAGGAGCACTATTCCCACGCGACCATGCGCATTCTCGATCATTACAAGCATGCGAACTACTTCCGCGGGTTCCGGTTACAGCCGGACGATTACGAATGGCTGTCCAATGAGTATCCCAATACGTTTGAACGCTATTATGCTCCGTTCTTCCGAAAAATGGACGATCATGTGATGGCGGTGGCCGCTCCCGGTCTGCCGGCGGTTTGCGCGGTCTGTCAAGTTCCCTGCGAATTCCCGGATCCCGATCATCCGGATCGGATGTGGACCCAATATGCCGAGTACAACGGCAAAACGCACATGTTTTGTTCCCCCGGCTGCAGGGATATCTTCCTCGAAGAACCGGAAAAATACATGCAGTGGTGGTGGCCGGCGGAATCGTATCTGTCCGGAGAGTTTGGGCCGACCCTGTCGGACATGTTCGAGTACTTCGGGTTCACCCCGGAGGAAGCCAACGAGCACTACAGTTCTCGGGACTATCACCGGTGGATCCGCTATCGGGAACAGTTGGGCCTGGATAAAACGTTTCAAGTGGTGTAG
- a CDS encoding NADH:ubiquinone reductase (Na(+)-transporting) subunit F, with amino-acid sequence MDERVFGVSITQQPTLTYKIRVEPRGVEISCKEGQTVLDAVLRSGLAVPYGCKHGNCSACKARVLEGDYRLMDRVSEFALMGFERDEGYILMCSTLPESDLVVEVEEEDEEPGVQLFPVYDFEAVVQDNTACTHDIHRIRLDLIEPGDIPYAAGQFFEFRIPESEETRAYSVATPYRPGEPLEFHVRRVPGGVGSNYMCGLQPGERVIGSGPYGKMQLRDRNKNLLFVAGGSGMAPIKGLLEELFSTSYDYEAWFFYGARSVRDLYLADYWREMEQKHANFHFIPALSERDPAEPWDGEEGYIADVVARQFERFDGMDAYLCGPPMLIQTTLKVLYKGGLRSSNIFYDEF; translated from the coding sequence ATGGACGAAAGGGTGTTCGGTGTGAGTATTACTCAGCAACCCACGTTAACATACAAGATCCGCGTGGAGCCGCGAGGGGTTGAAATCAGTTGCAAAGAAGGCCAAACGGTCCTGGATGCGGTGCTGCGCAGCGGTCTGGCCGTTCCCTACGGCTGCAAACACGGCAACTGTTCTGCCTGTAAAGCTCGGGTCCTGGAAGGAGATTACCGGTTGATGGATCGGGTCTCCGAGTTCGCCTTGATGGGATTCGAGCGGGACGAGGGGTATATCTTGATGTGCAGCACGTTGCCGGAGAGCGATTTGGTCGTGGAGGTCGAAGAGGAAGACGAGGAGCCGGGGGTGCAGTTGTTCCCGGTTTACGATTTCGAAGCGGTGGTTCAAGACAATACGGCCTGCACTCATGACATTCACCGTATCCGCCTGGACCTGATCGAACCCGGGGATATCCCCTATGCGGCCGGGCAATTCTTCGAGTTTCGGATTCCGGAGTCGGAAGAAACGCGGGCGTACTCGGTGGCGACCCCGTACCGTCCGGGTGAACCGCTGGAGTTTCACGTCAGAAGGGTACCGGGGGGTGTGGGCTCGAATTACATGTGCGGCCTACAGCCGGGAGAGCGGGTGATCGGTTCGGGACCGTATGGGAAAATGCAACTGCGGGATCGCAACAAAAATTTGCTCTTTGTCGCCGGCGGTTCCGGAATGGCCCCGATCAAAGGCTTGTTGGAAGAGTTGTTCTCGACTTCTTACGATTATGAAGCGTGGTTTTTCTACGGCGCGAGGTCCGTCCGAGATCTGTACCTGGCCGATTATTGGCGAGAGATGGAGCAGAAGCACGCCAACTTTCATTTTATTCCAGCTCTGTCCGAACGTGATCCGGCAGAGCCGTGGGACGGGGAAGAGGGATATATTGCCGATGTGGTGGCGCGGCAATTTGAACGGTTTGACGGCATGGACGCCTACCTGTGCGGTCCCCCGATGCTGATTCAGACCACGTTGAAAGTGTTGTACAAGGGTGGATTGCGCAGTTCGAACATTTTTTATGACGAGTTTTGA
- a CDS encoding ferritin family protein, with protein MAFQPKTIEPIRKQPWDWLTKNEYEEVTVREQPYLHGHYRFKYGKTEYDIYDPRFTRIRVKDWDAFRDPKRLWYETYTLSRKKMAEDVEGVFDRAQKLGIYNWVSDSWKAFAKDFYTPLRHYEYAGAVQLQHVVRYAMGCPIEQTATYTAFDKQGRAQWLSVWALEVVGDEGLPALERGRDLWVNDKAYDGLRRYMEHVLVAEDWAEALVALHLTLGPLLDRILYQEMNEVALAHRDAVISELALVCAEQVQWQEQWTETLFKMVAEDPTLSRWEYLKALGYENWPGDYRWGKTLSDPRLTPEEEKTNQEILESWVNQWLPRAVEAVKSLQSLMDRHGIAFSVEQSVDRNLQENVYPRLQRMGILAHAPV; from the coding sequence ATGGCGTTTCAGCCCAAAACCATCGAACCGATTCGGAAACAGCCCTGGGATTGGCTGACGAAAAATGAGTATGAAGAGGTCACGGTTCGGGAACAGCCGTATCTCCACGGACATTACCGATTCAAATACGGTAAAACGGAGTACGACATCTACGACCCGCGGTTCACACGGATCCGGGTCAAAGATTGGGACGCCTTCCGCGATCCCAAGCGTCTCTGGTACGAGACCTACACCCTGAGCCGCAAAAAAATGGCGGAAGATGTGGAGGGCGTTTTCGACCGGGCCCAGAAGCTGGGAATCTACAATTGGGTATCCGATTCTTGGAAGGCATTCGCAAAAGATTTTTATACTCCGCTTCGCCATTACGAATATGCGGGCGCAGTCCAGCTGCAACACGTGGTGCGTTATGCCATGGGCTGTCCAATCGAGCAGACGGCGACCTACACCGCTTTCGACAAACAGGGACGCGCTCAGTGGCTAAGCGTATGGGCTCTTGAGGTGGTCGGCGACGAAGGCCTGCCCGCTTTGGAACGGGGCCGGGATCTTTGGGTGAATGACAAAGCTTACGACGGGCTGCGTCGATATATGGAGCACGTCCTGGTCGCCGAGGACTGGGCGGAAGCGTTGGTCGCATTGCATCTGACCCTGGGACCGCTTCTGGACAGGATCTTGTACCAAGAGATGAACGAGGTGGCCTTGGCACACCGGGATGCGGTGATCTCCGAGCTGGCGTTGGTGTGCGCGGAACAGGTCCAGTGGCAGGAACAATGGACGGAGACGCTGTTCAAGATGGTGGCCGAGGATCCGACCCTAAGTCGCTGGGAGTATCTCAAGGCGCTCGGTTATGAAAATTGGCCGGGAGATTACCGGTGGGGGAAGACACTGAGCGATCCTCGGTTAACTCCTGAGGAGGAAAAAACGAACCAAGAAATTCTGGAATCCTGGGTCAATCAGTGGTTGCCCAGGGCGGTAGAGGCTGTGAAATCACTTCAATCCCTCATGGACCGGCACGGCATCGCGTTCTCGGTCGAACAATCGGTCGACCGGAATCTTCAGGAAAACGTTTATCCAAGACTGCAACGAATGGGTATTCTCGCACACGCGCCTGTGTGA
- a CDS encoding XylR N-terminal domain-containing protein codes for MKARQLLLDQLLEINPRTGIITLNGSRMALMETSALGLLRRDLVATLGMDRAKGFLMRYGYACGQSDAKAVRSMFEWDSPDELFLAGPQLHTVEGIVTVEPLELNVDWESGSMVFTGEWRHSYEADEHLHHFGVSEEPVCWTLVGYASGYLTEIFGHRVLVYEPECRGQGDARCVYTAKSWNLCTDAERLLGRYYEAESLATELDAAYQRISLLNQTWRESVALHRRLSDLMFEGKTLDEIVRVIGDALHRSVFVENQKGRLLSESVMKLDHRNAYRNWKARSGSAAQMGKTISAGKTECWEYDATYVEVLVIGTSTHSFGHLCLIGEEPLAEEELILAERASNICAIQLFQERLIVQEARLHLADFLDEVISGRFDEQTLIRRARLLDIDPEEPRRMMAFRVEPEEELLEVCEYVRQKYPGFEAFPKNGYLIGLYSLSQLRRWGDGVDEFLLSVLNACEKKFKVVRILAGCGRLAESVGNIGYSYDDAVSIVDFLEVLENSGVSLRSRYGVYEQFQTLLLIVKAAPHKELADFYRSVLGRLEEYDRTHQGELLPTLRAYLEHTGNIRKVAGALYVSETGLRYRIRKIEELCQVNLDDGGDRFKIHLALQIHDSLCTRKGSVTRRKTDR; via the coding sequence ATGAAGGCCCGTCAGTTGTTGCTCGATCAACTGCTGGAGATCAACCCCCGAACGGGCATTATTACCCTCAATGGAAGCCGCATGGCTTTGATGGAGACCTCGGCTCTCGGTCTATTGCGGAGAGATCTGGTGGCCACCTTGGGCATGGATCGGGCAAAAGGGTTTCTCATGCGGTACGGTTACGCATGCGGGCAGAGTGACGCCAAGGCGGTACGATCGATGTTCGAGTGGGATTCTCCCGATGAGTTATTTTTGGCGGGGCCTCAGTTGCATACCGTGGAAGGTATTGTGACGGTGGAACCGTTGGAGCTGAATGTGGATTGGGAGTCCGGTTCAATGGTGTTCACCGGGGAATGGCGCCACTCCTATGAGGCGGATGAACATCTGCACCATTTCGGCGTGAGTGAAGAGCCGGTTTGCTGGACGTTGGTGGGTTATGCCAGCGGATATCTGACGGAGATTTTCGGCCATCGGGTTTTGGTTTATGAACCTGAATGTCGTGGACAAGGGGATGCGCGGTGTGTGTACACAGCGAAAAGTTGGAATCTGTGTACGGATGCCGAGCGTCTCCTCGGCCGCTACTACGAAGCGGAATCGTTGGCCACAGAATTAGACGCGGCTTACCAACGGATCTCGCTTCTGAATCAGACCTGGAGGGAGTCGGTGGCTCTTCACCGAAGGTTAAGTGACCTGATGTTCGAGGGAAAAACCCTGGATGAAATCGTTCGGGTCATCGGCGACGCCCTGCATCGCAGCGTCTTTGTTGAGAATCAGAAGGGCCGTTTGTTGTCGGAGTCGGTCATGAAACTCGACCATCGGAATGCCTATCGAAATTGGAAGGCTCGGTCCGGCTCGGCGGCCCAAATGGGAAAAACGATTTCAGCCGGGAAAACCGAATGTTGGGAGTACGACGCGACCTATGTAGAGGTCTTGGTGATCGGAACCTCAACCCATTCTTTTGGACATCTTTGCCTGATCGGCGAAGAACCTCTTGCTGAAGAGGAGTTGATTCTGGCGGAGCGTGCAAGCAACATCTGTGCCATACAGCTGTTTCAAGAACGGCTTATCGTTCAAGAAGCTCGTCTGCATCTGGCCGATTTCCTCGACGAAGTGATCAGCGGTCGATTTGATGAGCAGACACTGATTCGCCGCGCCAGGCTGCTGGATATTGATCCCGAGGAACCGCGGCGCATGATGGCGTTCCGTGTTGAGCCCGAGGAAGAACTGTTGGAAGTGTGTGAGTACGTTCGGCAAAAATATCCGGGGTTTGAAGCATTCCCAAAAAACGGATATTTGATCGGCCTGTACTCTTTGTCGCAGCTGCGCAGGTGGGGGGATGGGGTGGATGAGTTCCTCCTATCGGTGTTGAACGCGTGCGAGAAAAAGTTTAAGGTCGTCCGAATCTTGGCCGGCTGCGGTCGGCTGGCGGAATCGGTGGGAAACATCGGATACAGTTATGACGATGCCGTGAGTATTGTTGATTTTCTCGAAGTTCTTGAAAATAGCGGGGTATCCCTTCGCTCGCGGTACGGTGTATACGAACAATTCCAAACATTGCTGCTGATTGTGAAGGCGGCCCCTCATAAGGAACTGGCCGATTTTTACCGGTCGGTCCTGGGTCGATTGGAAGAGTACGATCGAACGCACCAAGGAGAACTGTTGCCCACCTTGCGGGCTTATTTAGAACACACCGGAAACATTCGAAAAGTCGCCGGTGCCCTGTATGTATCGGAAACCGGTTTGCGATATCGAATTCGAAAAATCGAGGAACTGTGCCAGGTCAACCTGGATGACGGGGGGGATCGGTTCAAAATTCACTTGGCGTTGCAAATTCATGACAGTTTGTGTACCCGAAAGGGCTCCGTGACGCGTCGGAAAACAGACAGATGA
- a CDS encoding alpha/beta fold hydrolase, whose product MMGDPGSVQEGQYVDAGGVRTHFHVQGEGPRVVLIHGSGPGVSAWANWGRILPRLAARFRVYALDVVGFGKTERPEGIRYHLETWVEHVKNFMDAVDAVPALVVGNSMGGAVALRLAATHAEYVRGLVLMGSVGVPFRITEGLDAVWGYRARGIEEMERILDIFSFNKALLTPELAKLRYEASLEPESRSAYEQMFPEPRQRHVDAMVTPDDAVRKIDRPALVIHGREDRVIPVDNSYRLFHLLPNAELHVFGRCGHWTQIERREEFCELVESFFERVSRFED is encoded by the coding sequence ATGATGGGAGATCCCGGGTCCGTTCAAGAAGGACAATACGTCGATGCTGGCGGTGTTCGCACGCATTTCCATGTGCAGGGAGAAGGCCCGCGTGTTGTGCTGATTCACGGCTCGGGGCCCGGGGTGTCGGCGTGGGCCAACTGGGGAAGGATTCTTCCCCGGTTGGCTGCTCGGTTTCGGGTATACGCCCTGGATGTGGTGGGCTTCGGCAAAACGGAGCGCCCAGAGGGGATCCGATACCATCTCGAAACGTGGGTTGAACATGTGAAAAACTTTATGGACGCGGTGGATGCCGTACCGGCCCTTGTGGTGGGCAATTCCATGGGTGGAGCGGTGGCCCTGCGGCTGGCGGCGACCCATGCAGAATATGTCCGTGGGCTCGTGTTGATGGGGTCGGTTGGTGTACCCTTCCGGATCACCGAAGGATTGGATGCCGTTTGGGGTTACCGGGCTCGAGGAATTGAAGAGATGGAGCGGATTCTCGATATTTTTTCGTTCAATAAAGCTCTACTGACTCCGGAATTGGCTAAACTACGTTATGAAGCCAGTCTGGAACCTGAGTCCCGCTCGGCATATGAACAGATGTTTCCCGAACCGCGGCAGCGCCATGTGGACGCGATGGTGACGCCGGACGACGCAGTTCGCAAAATCGACCGGCCGGCTCTGGTGATTCACGGACGTGAGGATCGGGTGATTCCGGTGGACAATTCGTACCGACTGTTCCATCTGTTGCCCAACGCGGAGCTTCATGTCTTCGGCCGTTGCGGCCATTGGACCCAGATCGAGCGCCGGGAGGAATTCTGCGAGCTGGTGGAGAGTTTTTTCGAACGGGTTTCTCGGTTCGAAGACTAG